ACCGGGCCGCGTCGATCGACCGGGTCTGCCGCCTCGCGTACGACGTGCTGGTCACCGGGCGCGAACCGCTGCGGATGCGGCGTGCCGTCATGGTCGGCATGAAGGAGTCCCTCGTCGAGCGAGCTGCCGACGTCTACTGGGCGGGCGCCGTGCGCGCCCTGCTCCGTGCCGAACCCGACGTCCTCGGCTGAGGCCGAGACCGCACACCCCCACCCCTGAGGAGCACCGATGAAGTCACTCGACGACATGTCCTCCGACCTCGGCTTCACCACGGCCTCGACCGGTGCCGACCGTCGGGTCACCTTCCTCCCCGAGCCGGAGCGAGCGCAGCGCCGCTACACGGTCATCTCCGTCGACGACCACATCGTTGAGCCGCCGCACACCTTCGAGGGTCGTGTACCCACGAGGCTCGCCGACCGTGCCCCCAAGGTCGTCGAGAAGGGCGACGGCGGGCCCGAGGTCTGGGTCTACGACGGCCACGAGCTCCCGAACGTGGGGTTCAACGCCGTGGTCGGGCGCCCCGTCACCGAGTACGGCTTCGAACCGGCCCGCTTCGACGAGATGCGGCGAGGGGCGTGGGACATCCACGAGCGGGTGCGCGACATGGACACGAACGGCGTGTACGCCTCGTTGAACTTCCCCTCGTTCCTGCCCGGGTTCGCTGGTCAGCGCCTGCAGCAGGTCACGTCCGACCGCGAGCTCGCGATGGCCACGGTGCGCGCCTGGAACGACTGGCACATCGAGGAGTGGGCGGGCTCGTACCCCGGCCGCATCATCCCCTGCCAGATCCCGTGGCTCCTCGACCCCGAGGTGGGGGCGGACATGGTGCGGGAGAACGCCGACCGTGGCTACCGCGCCATCACCTTCAGCGAGAACCCCGCCAACCTGGGGCTCCCGACGCTGCACTCGGGGCACTGGGACCCGCTGCTGCGGGCCTGTGCCGAGACCGGCACCGTCGTGAACCTCCACATCGGCTCGTCGGGTGCGGCACCGGCCACCACGGACGACGCGCCTCCGGACGTGCCGGGTGTCCTGTTCTTCGCCTACGCCATCTACGCCGCCGTGGACTGGATCTACTCCGGGATCCCCGTCCGGTTCCCCGACATCAAGATCTGCATGTCGGAGGGGGGGATCGGCTGGGTGGCCGGCCTGCTCGACCGCCTGGACCACATGCTCAGCTACCACGAGATGTACGGCACCTGGGCCCGCTTCGGTGAGACGCTCACCCCTGCGGAGGTCTTCGTCCGCAACTTCTGGTTCTGCGCCGTGGAGGACCAGTCGTCCTTCGTCCAGCGCGACCGGATCGGGGTCGAGAACATCCTGCTGGAGGCCGACTACCCCCACTGCGACTCCACCTGGCCCCACACCCAGGAGACGATCCACGAGGAGATCGGCGGTCTGCCGGACGAGGACATCCGCAAGATCACGTGGGAGAACGCCTCGCGGCTGTACCAGCACCCGGTGCCCCCCGAGGTCCAGATCGACCCCGACGCCTACTGAACCGACGGGGTCCGCCCCGGGAAAGGCACGGCCATGACCGCGACATCCGAGTGGAGGGCGACCTTCAGGCAGATGGACGACGCCACGTCCGAGGAGATCACCACGATCTTCGCGGCGGCGAACGTGGGGATGCGCGAGGCCCACGTCTCCCACGTGCTGGCCCAGCTGCACGCCCTCGAGGGGCCGACCTTCGGGTACCGCGTCGACCGCTACGAGCACTCGCTCCAGTGCGCCACGCGCGCCGTGCGAGAGGGGGCGAGCGACGACATGGTCGTGGCCGCCCTGCTGCACGACATCGGCGACAACCTGGGACCCACCAACCACGCCGAGGTGGCGGCCACGATCCTCGAGCCCTACCTCGACGAGGAGGCCACGTGGGTGGTCCGCCACCACACGGTCTTCCAGATCCACCACTGGGGCCGCCAGTACGGCATCGACCCCGACGCGCGCGAGCGCTACCGAGGCCACCCGCACTTCGAGGCCTGTGCCCACTTCTGCGCGGCGTGGGACCAGGCCTCGTTCGACGAGACCTACGACACCCTGCCCCTCGAGGAGCTGACCCCGTTCGTCGAGTCGGTCCTCGGCCGGCAGCCGGACCAGTCCCTCGACCCGGGGTGATCGGCCCGCTCCTGCGCGCCGGGCGCCGTCGGCCTGTCGCACCCCATCACGACCACAACACGAACCACACCCACCCGACACCACAGGGGGACCTGCAGCCATGAACCGATCGAAGAACCTGGTGGCGCTCCTCGCCATCGCCATCCTGAGCCTCGCCGCGTGCGGCAGTGCCGACGACGCCACGTCGTCACCGATACCCGGGGGAGGGGGAGACGCACCGGACGGCGAGCCGATCATCGTGGGCATCGACGAGGACAGCACCAGTGCTGGCGCGGCCTACAGCCAGACAACCGCCCGTGCGCTGCGCGACACGATCGCCAAGATCAACGAGGAGGGCGGCATCCTCGATCGGCCGGTCGAGGTGGTGACCGGCAACAGCGAGAGTGATCCGACGAAGGCCCCCGCAGTGGCCCGGAGCCTCATCGACCAGGGCGCGGTCGCCATTTTCCTCACCGCCGGGAGCGCAGCCAGCATCCAGATGAAGCCGGTGCTGCAGGACCAGCAGATCATCTCCCTCGCCCCCACCGCGTCGAACCCGGACCTGATCGCCCAGCCCGACGCCGACTACGTGTACACCGTGGCCCCGTCGTCGTCGACCTGGCCGCCGATCTACTGCGGGGCGTTCGAGACCATGGGTGTCGAGCGGGTCGCCGTGCTCACCGAGAACTCCTCGACCATCAGCAGCCTCAACGAGTTCATCGTCGACGAGGGCATCAGCGAGTGCGTCGACGTGGTCGCGGTCGAGGCCGCCGACACCGACGCCACCGACGTGACCGCCCAGGCGACGCGGGTCAAGGACGCCGACCCCGACGCCATCCTGGTGTCGAGCTCGGGCGGCTCGTTCGAGGTCCTCGTGCAGAACACCCTCGAGCAGGTGGTCCCCGACGTGCCCCGGTTCACGCTGGCCACGCTGGCCAACCAGCCGGAGGAGTGGCGGGTCGCCAACGCCGGTGCCCTCGAGGGACTGCTCGCCCTGGCCAGCATCGACATCACCAACGAGCGCACCCAGGAGGCCATCGACTACTTCGAGTCGGTCAACGGTGACGACTTCGTGATCACCGGCTTCGACGCCCAGGCCTACGACGCCGCGTACCTGCTGAAGGAGGCCATCGAGTCCGCCGGCACGGTGGACGACCCCGAGGCGATCCAGGAGGCGATGAACCAGATCGAGGACTACGAGCCGCACTCGGGGCTATCGGACTTCCGGATCTCGTTCGGTCCCGACAAGCACAACGGCCCCGACGGCATCTGTGGCTACCTCCTCGCCGGCTTCACGGCCGACAACGAGCTGGGCGAGCCGGCCGACGTCTACGAGGCGACCTGCTGAGCCGGAGGCACGACGGACGACGAGAGGAGGATCCCCATGGGAGAGGTGCAGCTCTGGGTGTCGACGGTGGAGGTCGGGTGCTTCTTCGCCCTCCTCGGCCTGGCGTTCCTGCTGGTGTGGCAGGGGACCGGTGACTTCAACTTCGCCATCGGTCCCCTGGCGATGATCGCCGCCCTGTGCGCGTCGTGGCTCGTGGTCGAGCGCGACGCAGCCCTGTGGCCCTCGCTGGCGGCGGGCGTGGCCCTGGTGCTCGTCCTCAGCGCCGTGATCGAGCTCGGCGTCGTCCGACCCATCTCGAGCCGCACGACCCACCACCTCCCCGTGGTCGTCGCCATCGCGGCGGTCCTGTTCGCCCTCATGCAGGGAGCGGGCGTCGTCTTCGGGCGGTCCTCGCTGCCCGGCCAGCAGATCCTGACCTTCGACCCGGTCACGGTCGGCGACAGCGTGGTCCTCCCTTCGACCATCCTCCTGGTGGTCACGACGTTGGTGGCGTTCGTGCTGGTGATCGGGTGGGTGAGGTTGACCCCCTCGGGCCGCTTGCTGCGGGCCGTCGGCAACAACCCGGACGCAGCGAACGTGATCGGCCTGCCGGTGTCGCGGGTGAGAGTGACCGCCTTCCTCGTCGCCGGCATGCTCGCCGCCTTGGCCGGTCTCCTGTACGCGCCGAAGAGCGGGGTCGGTTTCGACAGGGGATTGACGTGGACGATCGCCGGGTTCCTGGTGGTCGTCGTCGGTGGAACTGGCACCATCTGGGCCCCCCTGGTGGCTGGCCTCCTCCTGGGGATGCTGGAGATCTTCCTCCCCTACTACTTCAGCGCCTCGACCCCTGACTACGTCCTGCTGGTGCTCGCCCTCGGGTTCTTCGCCTTCCGTCCCGAGGGACTCTTCATGAAGCGGGTCCGGGCGTGACCCGGCTGGGGGAGGCGTCGGCGGTGGAGCCTCGCGGGACGGTGGCCACCCCGGTCGAGAGCCGGGCCGACGGCGGCCGGGCGTCTGTCGCCCTGCGCCGGCGGGTGACGCCTGATCTCCGCTCGCTGGCCTTGGCGGTGATCGGTAGTGCCACCCTCCTGGCCTGGGCCTCGCAGAGTGCATTCAACCAGGACCTCCTGCTCCTCACGGGCGCCTACGCGCTCATCGCCCTGGGCATGTACGTCCCGTTCGTGATGGTGGGGAAGCTGTCGCTCGCGTACGGCGCCTACGCCGCGATGGGCGGCTACTCCGTCGGTCTGGTCGCGTCGAGGTCGTCCTGGCCGCTGATCGTCGCCTGGGTGCTGGGAGCCCTCGTGGCCGCGACGGCCGCCACGATCCTCGGCTTGGCCACGCGCCGGCTGTCGAACTGGTACCTGGCCTCGGTGACGATCCTGTTCGCCGTTGCCTTCGAGTCGTGGCTGCAGGAGAACGACGGCATCACCGGCGGGGCCGGGGGGATCGCAGGGATCCGCGACTTCGAGCTGCTCGGCTGGACCCTCACCCGTGACCAGTCCGTCTACGCCGCCGTGGCCCTCGTGCTGGTCGTCGGGCTCGCCATCGACCGCATGCGACTGAGCGCCTGGGGCGTCACCGCCCGCACCGTGCGGGAGGAGCCGCTCGTCGTCGAGACGAGCGGTGTGAGGGTGCCGACGCTCGTGTTGCTGGCCCTGGCCTTCGGAGCGGCGGTCGCCTCCCTGGGGGGTGCCCTGTTCACGTCATCCGTCGGGAGCATCACCCCTGACACGTTCACGGTGCACCTGGTGTTCCTCGCCCTCTTCATGCCGCTGATCGGCGGTGTCGGGACGCCGTGGGGGGCGACCCTGGGCGCCGCCCTGGTGGTGCAGCTGACGCTCAACTCCTCGTCGATCTCCAGCTCTGGGACCCTGATCCTGTCCGTCGGCGTGATCCTCATGCTGCTCCTGTCACCGAACGGCCTCCTCACCATGGCGGATCGCCTGCGGAGGGTCATCGGCGACCTGCTCGTCCGGAGGCCGACCCGATGACCGCCGAGGTCCTGCTCGAGGGGCGCGGCCTGACCAAGCGCTACGGGGGCGTCGTCGCGGTCGACGACGTCGACGTCGACGTCCGCGCCGGCGAGGTGCTGGGCCTGGTCGGTCCCAACGGCGCGGGCAAGACGACCCTCGTGGACCTGATCACCGGGGCCCAGCCCGCATCCGGCGGGTCGATCAGCCTCCAGGGACGCCCGCTGGCGGGGTCGCCGGCGCGCCGCGCCCGGTCGGGCCTGGCCCGGACCTTCCAGCACCCCCTCCTGGCCCTCGACCTGACGGTGCGCGACAACCTCCTCGTGGGGCTCTCGGCCCACCGCCTCCGGTCGTTCCGCGGCCTCGTGGCACAGATGGTCCGCGGCATGCTGCGGTCCGAGCAGCGGCGCGACCACGAGGCCGCCGAGGTCCTGGCTGCGACGATCCGCCTCGACCGGACCGATCGCCTCACCCGTGACCTCACCCTCGGCGAGCAGCGGCTGCTCGAGGTGGGACGGGCCCTGGCCCAAGATCCCGTGGTCCTTCTGCTCGACGAGCCCTTCGCCGGCTCCGACTCCGAGGGCGTCGAGGGCATCATCGACGCCCTGCGGACCGTGCGCGACCAGGGCCACGGCGTGGTCCTCGTCGACCACAACGTCGACCTGGTGGCCTCCGTGGTCGACCGGATCGTGTTGCTCGACCAGGGGCGGGTCCGGTTCGACGGCGATCCCTCCGCGTGCCTTGCCAGCCCTGAGATGCAGGACGTCTACTTCGGTGCCCAGGAGGTGCTCGATGACGCATGAGCTGGTCGTCGAGGGCCTGGGCGTCATTTACGGCCGCGCCACCGCGGTCCGGGATGTGTCCCTGGTCGCCCCGGGCGGGTCGATCACCGCCCTGGTCGGCCCGAACGGAGCGGGCAAGAGCAGCACCCTGCTGGCCGCCTACGGCAGCGTCCGCTCGACCGGGCGGGTGGCCGTCGACGGCGACGACGTCTCTTCACTGAAGGCGGCGGTCCGAGCCCGGCGCGGCGTGGCCCTCGTCCCACAGGGGAGGAAGCTCTTCTCGCACCTGACCGTGCGCGAGAACCTCCAGGTCATGGCGGAGATGCTGCGTCTCGGTGGCGACGCGGTCGACGCCGCCCTCGACCGGTTCCCGATCCTCCACGAGCGGGTGCGCAGCCTGGCAGGCGTGCTCAGCGGAGGCGAGCAGCAGATGCTGGTCGTGACGCGTGCGTTGATGGGGTCTCCCCGGGTGCTCCTGCTCGACGAGGTGGTGACCGGTCTGGCGCCGATGGTGGTGCAGCAGCTCGCCCGCACCTTCCAGGACCTCGCGGCCCAGGGGACGGCCGTGGTGCTCGCCGAACCGAACATCGGGGCTCTCCTCGGCCGCATCGACCGTGGCTACGTGATGGTCCGGGGCGAGGTGGTGGCCTGCGAGGAGGGCGGGGGCCGCGCCGTCGATCACGCCTACCAGCGCGCCATCGGCGTCGATGTTCCTCCGGCCGTGGAGGACGGCCCGGTCGCCGGGGTCCACTAGTGGCGGTGTCGCCGGGCCGGGGCCGTGGTGGCGCACCCGCGCGGCACGAGCGGCGGGCGTTCGAGGTCACCCTCTCGTGGGGCGAGTGCGACCCGGCGGGCATCGTCTACTACGCCACCTACCTCGGGTGGGCCGAGCGCCTCCACAGCGAGTGGTGGCTGGCCCAGGGTCTGCACCTCTCCGAGATGCACGACCGGCTGGGTGCGCGCTTCTCGGTCCGTCGCGTGGAGGTGGACTACCTGGCGCCCGCCCTGCCCCTCGAGAGGGTGCGCTGCGCCATGGCCGTGGCCGCGGTCGGTCGCACGTCGTTCACGCAACGCTTCACCTTCACACGACCGGCGGAGGGCGACGTCTTCGCAGTGATGGACCTCGTGGCCGTGTTCGCCACGGCGGAGCGGGTGCCGACCCCGATCCCCGACCTGGCGAGGTCGCTGCTCGAGGGTGGACCAGCGAGCGATCCGGTGGGGTCCTGACCGTGGCCGGGCCGGTCGTGGTGGCGGTGATGGAGCCGGCAAGCCTCCACGCCGATGCCCGTCGGCGGACCGAGGAGCTCGACCGCCTGCGGGCGCATCCGGAGGTGGCGCAGGTGCTGGTGGCGCCCTACCAGGAGCCCGCGGAGGTGAGGACGCGCCGCAGCGCACCGGGCCACGTCCGGGCCCAGGAGGACGAGGTGCCGCTCGACGGAGCGGTGCGCAGCGCGCTCGCCAGCGCCGAGGTCGCCATCGCCCTGGACCTCCCCTTCGGCGTGCCCGCCCTCGCCCCGCACCTGCGGTGGGTCCAGGCCATCGGCTCCGGGGTGGGCCAGCTGTTGACGGCCGGTCTCGCCGAGGGCGGGGTCCGGCTCGCCAACGGCGCCGGCACCGCCTCCCACGAGATCGCCGAGTTCGTGCTGGCCCGGATCCTCGAGCACTGGAAGCGGCTCCCGGAGCTCGCCGCCGCGCAGCGGCGGCGCGAGTGGTCGCCGTCGTACGGCCGGCCGGTCAGCGGGTCGACCCTCGGGCTGGTGGGCCTCGGAGCGATCGGTTCGGCGGTCGCCGGCCGGGCTCGGGCGCTGGGGATGCGGATCGAGGCCTGCCGGGCGTCGGGGGCCCCGTCCCCCGAGGTCGACGCCGTCGTGGGGCCCGACGGCCTGCGGGGGCTGGCTCGCCGATGCGACGCGCTGGTGGTCGCTGTCCCGGAGACCGCCGACACCCGCGCCCTCGTGGATGCGGAGGTCCTGGCGGCGATGCGACCCGGCTCGCTGCTCTGCAACGTGGGCCGGGGGTCGGTCATCGACGAGCAGGCCCTCGTCGATGCGTTGGGCTCCGGGCACCTGGGTGGCGCCGCACTCGACGTCTTCGCGTCCGAGCCGTTGCCGCGCGACTCCCCGCTGTGGGCGGCGCCCCGCCTGCGCGTGTCCGCCCACTGCGCCAGCGTGCCGTCGGCCTCGGTGGCGCGCGCCCACGGTCTCCTGCGGGAGAACCTCCACCGCGCTGCGGGGGGGCGCCGGCTCCGCAACGAGGTCGACCTGGAGCGGGGGTACTAGCGCAGTGGCACCGCCGCTGACGCACGGACGAGGAGCGACGACGCGGCCCGTGGCCGCAAGGAGGAGCGAGACGCGATGGACGACGAGCTGGAGGCCTACCGCCTGGGGCGCACCTATGCGGTGATGCCGATACCGATGGACGACTCTGCGTGTCGGGCCGTGGCCGCAGGGCCGGTGACCTTCCTGGTCGAGGACCGGCACCTCGACGACGAGGCCATCGTGGCCAGTGCCGAGGCCCAGGGGCGGCGTGAGGAGATCGATGAGCCCTCGGGCGTCGACGACGGCGGACCCTCCCTCCACGTTGTCGGCACCGCCGACGGTCGGGAGCACCTGCGCTTCGACTGCTTCGATCAGCACCCCCACTACCACTACATCCGGGTGGAGCGGCGGGAGAACGTGGTGGTGCGGATCGACACCCACGCCGAGGGCGACCCCCGCACCTGGGCTCTGGACCGGGTCCGGCGTCGCCTGCCCGAGATGTTGGAGCACGCCGGGGCCACGGGGCTGGCCGACGCCGTCCGGGCGTCGGCCTCCGAGGTCGCCGCCGCGGTGGACTACGTGGCCGACCTCATGGCCCCGCCGTGGCCTGGCGGTCGCCCTGACCGCTGAGCTCGGCCCCAGCCGGCCGGGGCCTCGGCTCGGAGGTGCGAGGATCAGGGGGTGGAGGTGGAGACGGCGGAGGGGACCTGGCACGTCCGACGGCGGTGGGCGCCCCGACGGCTGGGGGCCGACACCCTCTGGCGGCGGTTCCGGACCCGCACGCGGAAGGTGGGGCGCCGGACCCGCGACCTGGGCGACCTCCCGGACCCCGGCTGCGCCGTCGACGCCCTGGAGGGGCTCGTGCTCGTCGTCGTGGTCGTGGTCGTGGTGGTGTTCCTCCTGCTCGTGGGCATCCCGTTCCTCATCGCGCTGGGCGAGCTGCTGATCCTGGTGCTCCTCGCCCTCGGCGGCGTCGTGGGGCGGGTCCTCTTCCGGCGGCCCTGGACCGTCGACGCGGTGGCACCCGACGGGACCCACCACGTGTGGGCCGTCGTCGGCTGGCGGGCGAGCGGTGCGGCCCGGCAGTACGTGGCCGACCGCGTCGCGGCCGGCGGGGCCGGCGGGGCCGTCCCCTCCGACGACGAGGTGGCCGCCGCCGCCCTGGCCTCCTGAGCGAGGGCCCGGGTCCCCGCTGCTCACACGTCTGCCGGGTGGGGCTGACACGGCGGACGGGTCGGGTCTAGCGTTCCCCGCACCCGCCGCCCGTCGCGCTCAGCCCCGGGCCGCGCCGGAGGCACCCATGGGCAGGTGGAAGGCGCTGCTGGTCCTCGGCATCGCACAGTTCCTGATGGTCCTCGACTCGGCCGTGATGAACGTCTCCATCAGCACGCTGGTCGAGGACTTCGACACCGACGTCACGGTGATCCAGGGCGTGATCACCATGTACGCCCTGGTCATGGCCGCGTTCATGGTCACCGGCGGCAAGGTCGGCGACCTCCTGGGCCGGCGCCGGGCCTTCGTCGTCGGCATGGTCGTCTACGGGTGTGGGTCGGCCCTCACCGCGGTGGCGCCGACGGTCGGGGCCCTGGCCCTGGGCTGGTCGGTCCTCGAGGGCCTCGGCGCCGCCCTGGTGATGCCCGCGCTCGCGGCGCTGGTGGCCGGGAACTACGAGGGGCGCGACCGGGCCACCGCCTACGCCGTCATCGGCGGCCTGGCCGGCGCGGGCGTCGCCGTGGGGCCGCTGCTCGGGGGCTGGGTGACCACCAACCTCACCTGGCGGCTGGTCTTCGCCGGGGAGGTGGTGCTGGTGGTCGTGGCCCTGCTCC
Above is a window of Iamia majanohamensis DNA encoding:
- a CDS encoding amidohydrolase family protein, with amino-acid sequence MKSLDDMSSDLGFTTASTGADRRVTFLPEPERAQRRYTVISVDDHIVEPPHTFEGRVPTRLADRAPKVVEKGDGGPEVWVYDGHELPNVGFNAVVGRPVTEYGFEPARFDEMRRGAWDIHERVRDMDTNGVYASLNFPSFLPGFAGQRLQQVTSDRELAMATVRAWNDWHIEEWAGSYPGRIIPCQIPWLLDPEVGADMVRENADRGYRAITFSENPANLGLPTLHSGHWDPLLRACAETGTVVNLHIGSSGAAPATTDDAPPDVPGVLFFAYAIYAAVDWIYSGIPVRFPDIKICMSEGGIGWVAGLLDRLDHMLSYHEMYGTWARFGETLTPAEVFVRNFWFCAVEDQSSFVQRDRIGVENILLEADYPHCDSTWPHTQETIHEEIGGLPDEDIRKITWENASRLYQHPVPPEVQIDPDAY
- a CDS encoding branched-chain amino acid ABC transporter permease; the protein is MATPVESRADGGRASVALRRRVTPDLRSLALAVIGSATLLAWASQSAFNQDLLLLTGAYALIALGMYVPFVMVGKLSLAYGAYAAMGGYSVGLVASRSSWPLIVAWVLGALVAATAATILGLATRRLSNWYLASVTILFAVAFESWLQENDGITGGAGGIAGIRDFELLGWTLTRDQSVYAAVALVLVVGLAIDRMRLSAWGVTARTVREEPLVVETSGVRVPTLVLLALAFGAAVASLGGALFTSSVGSITPDTFTVHLVFLALFMPLIGGVGTPWGATLGAALVVQLTLNSSSISSSGTLILSVGVILMLLLSPNGLLTMADRLRRVIGDLLVRRPTR
- a CDS encoding D-2-hydroxyacid dehydrogenase, giving the protein MAGPVVVAVMEPASLHADARRRTEELDRLRAHPEVAQVLVAPYQEPAEVRTRRSAPGHVRAQEDEVPLDGAVRSALASAEVAIALDLPFGVPALAPHLRWVQAIGSGVGQLLTAGLAEGGVRLANGAGTASHEIAEFVLARILEHWKRLPELAAAQRRREWSPSYGRPVSGSTLGLVGLGAIGSAVAGRARALGMRIEACRASGAPSPEVDAVVGPDGLRGLARRCDALVVAVPETADTRALVDAEVLAAMRPGSLLCNVGRGSVIDEQALVDALGSGHLGGAALDVFASEPLPRDSPLWAAPRLRVSAHCASVPSASVARAHGLLRENLHRAAGGRRLRNEVDLERGY
- a CDS encoding ABC transporter ATP-binding protein; this encodes MTAEVLLEGRGLTKRYGGVVAVDDVDVDVRAGEVLGLVGPNGAGKTTLVDLITGAQPASGGSISLQGRPLAGSPARRARSGLARTFQHPLLALDLTVRDNLLVGLSAHRLRSFRGLVAQMVRGMLRSEQRRDHEAAEVLAATIRLDRTDRLTRDLTLGEQRLLEVGRALAQDPVVLLLDEPFAGSDSEGVEGIIDALRTVRDQGHGVVLVDHNVDLVASVVDRIVLLDQGRVRFDGDPSACLASPEMQDVYFGAQEVLDDA
- a CDS encoding ABC transporter substrate-binding protein encodes the protein MNRSKNLVALLAIAILSLAACGSADDATSSPIPGGGGDAPDGEPIIVGIDEDSTSAGAAYSQTTARALRDTIAKINEEGGILDRPVEVVTGNSESDPTKAPAVARSLIDQGAVAIFLTAGSAASIQMKPVLQDQQIISLAPTASNPDLIAQPDADYVYTVAPSSSTWPPIYCGAFETMGVERVAVLTENSSTISSLNEFIVDEGISECVDVVAVEAADTDATDVTAQATRVKDADPDAILVSSSGGSFEVLVQNTLEQVVPDVPRFTLATLANQPEEWRVANAGALEGLLALASIDITNERTQEAIDYFESVNGDDFVITGFDAQAYDAAYLLKEAIESAGTVDDPEAIQEAMNQIEDYEPHSGLSDFRISFGPDKHNGPDGICGYLLAGFTADNELGEPADVYEATC
- a CDS encoding DUF7700 domain-containing protein, which produces MDDELEAYRLGRTYAVMPIPMDDSACRAVAAGPVTFLVEDRHLDDEAIVASAEAQGRREEIDEPSGVDDGGPSLHVVGTADGREHLRFDCFDQHPHYHYIRVERRENVVVRIDTHAEGDPRTWALDRVRRRLPEMLEHAGATGLADAVRASASEVAAAVDYVADLMAPPWPGGRPDR
- a CDS encoding HD domain-containing protein translates to MDDATSEEITTIFAAANVGMREAHVSHVLAQLHALEGPTFGYRVDRYEHSLQCATRAVREGASDDMVVAALLHDIGDNLGPTNHAEVAATILEPYLDEEATWVVRHHTVFQIHHWGRQYGIDPDARERYRGHPHFEACAHFCAAWDQASFDETYDTLPLEELTPFVESVLGRQPDQSLDPG
- a CDS encoding branched-chain amino acid ABC transporter permease gives rise to the protein MGEVQLWVSTVEVGCFFALLGLAFLLVWQGTGDFNFAIGPLAMIAALCASWLVVERDAALWPSLAAGVALVLVLSAVIELGVVRPISSRTTHHLPVVVAIAAVLFALMQGAGVVFGRSSLPGQQILTFDPVTVGDSVVLPSTILLVVTTLVAFVLVIGWVRLTPSGRLLRAVGNNPDAANVIGLPVSRVRVTAFLVAGMLAALAGLLYAPKSGVGFDRGLTWTIAGFLVVVVGGTGTIWAPLVAGLLLGMLEIFLPYYFSASTPDYVLLVLALGFFAFRPEGLFMKRVRA
- a CDS encoding acyl-CoA thioesterase, with amino-acid sequence MSPGRGRGGAPARHERRAFEVTLSWGECDPAGIVYYATYLGWAERLHSEWWLAQGLHLSEMHDRLGARFSVRRVEVDYLAPALPLERVRCAMAVAAVGRTSFTQRFTFTRPAEGDVFAVMDLVAVFATAERVPTPIPDLARSLLEGGPASDPVGS
- a CDS encoding ABC transporter ATP-binding protein produces the protein MTHELVVEGLGVIYGRATAVRDVSLVAPGGSITALVGPNGAGKSSTLLAAYGSVRSTGRVAVDGDDVSSLKAAVRARRGVALVPQGRKLFSHLTVRENLQVMAEMLRLGGDAVDAALDRFPILHERVRSLAGVLSGGEQQMLVVTRALMGSPRVLLLDEVVTGLAPMVVQQLARTFQDLAAQGTAVVLAEPNIGALLGRIDRGYVMVRGEVVACEEGGGRAVDHAYQRAIGVDVPPAVEDGPVAGVH